One genomic window of Gossypium hirsutum isolate 1008001.06 chromosome D11, Gossypium_hirsutum_v2.1, whole genome shotgun sequence includes the following:
- the LOC107925776 gene encoding UPF0481 protein At3g47200, whose translation MSSTEEGGGAVGAVSTDQIITDNNASLSIDITVSLSDRERTTLQSLDKALDGGQLNLTAKPLIRKVPSTLRCNEDFKKYFMPKVISIGPLHNDDPSPDQSKDIKRKLAAHFFKNIGVDEYSLYSNMKKEIDDLKKCYDPQELEKTGYDNRELALMFFVDGCAILQAIYMRYDTYDDDDKLFIKNDLLTFVYSDLFLLENQLPFRVLELLTSQTKNGEKFMNAIQRFIDDTVINPGGDREWWWKQQKGERIHLLHLLRQRLLLRKVRIRCWCFLWEFAQRGFGEAAARTKTTKRYHSRTIGNVKELKKAGIRLKASETSNLTDISFNHIFFFGNLRLPPISVNDSTMNLIAYEMCPDFDNDFTVTSYMCFLDLLIDEAGDVKDLRNSGILYNRLGGDEEMAKLIKKMNTDLVPSPMIYSGVKEKIHNHCKNMWIQCPAQAYHTCFRTRWTFFAFVGAIAALLLSAFQTYYTIHQPK comes from the exons ATGTCGTCCACGGAGGAAGGAGGCGGCGCCGTCGGAGCAGTTTCCACTGATCAAATAATCACCGACAACAACGCTTCCCTGAGCATTGATATAACCGTCTCTCTCAGCGATCGCGAAAGAACGACTCTCCAGTCATTAGACAAAGCTTTGGACGGCGGCCAACTCAACTTGACTGCCAAACCATTAATACGAAAAGTCCCATCAACCCTTCGCTGTAACGAAGATTTCAAGAAGTATTTCATGCCGAAAGTGATCTCAATCGGCCCACTCCACAACGATGATCCCTCCCCCGATCAATCCAAAGACATCAAGCGCAAATTAGCAGCACATTTCTTCAAAAACATTGGCGTCGATGAGTATTCTTTGTACAGCAACATGAAGAAAGAGATCGATGACTTAAAGAAATGCTATGATCCACAGGAATTAGAGAAGACTGGTTACGATAACAGGGAACTGGCTTTGATGTTCTTCGTTGACGGCTGCGCAATTTTACAAGCAATTTATATGCGTTACGATacttatgatgatgatgataaattgtttattaaaaacgatTTGCTGACATTTGTGTACTCGGATCTGTTCTTGTTGGAAAACCAATTACCTTTTCGTGTTCTTGAATTGCTTACAAGCCAGACAAAAAATGGCGAAAAGTTCATGAATGCAATCCAAAGGTTCATCGACGATACTGTTATCAACCCAGGCGGGGACAG GGAATGGTGGTGGAAGCAGCAAAAAGGAGAGCGAATTCACTTATTGCATCTACTACGACAAAGACTCCTTCTCAGAAAAGTGCGAATACGGTGCTGGTGTTTTCTTTGGGAATTCGCTCAACGCGGATTTGGCGAAGCAGCAGCAAGAACAAAAACAACAAAACGGTACCATTCACGCACCATTGGTAACGTAAAAGAGCTTAAAAAGGCCGGGATACGGTTAAAAGCCAGCGAAACAAGTAATTTAACCGACATCAGTTTCAACCATATCTTCTTCTTCGGAAACTTACGGTTACCGCCGATCTCCGTCAATGATTCAACCATGAACTTAATAGCTTACGAAATGTGTCCGGATTTCGACAACGATTTCACCGTCACTTCATATATGTGTTTCCTTGATTTATTGATCGATGAAGCCGGTGATGTTAAAGACCTTCGAAACTCCGGCATACTATACAATAGATTGGGGGGTGATGAAGAAATGGCTAAGCTTATCAAGAAGATGAACACTGATTTGGTTCCTAGTCCGATGATTTACAGTGGGGTTAAAGAGAAAATACATAATCATTGTAAGAATATGTGGATTCAATGTCCAGCTCAAGCTTATCATACTTGTTTTAGGACTCGTTGGACGTTTTTCGCATTTGTGGGTGCCATTGCTGCACTTCTTCTTAGTGCTTTCCAGACTTATTATACCATACATCAACCAAAGTAA
- the LOC107925731 gene encoding UPF0481 protein At3g47200 codes for MSSMEEGGGAVGEVSTDQTIINNNTNNDSVSIDMRCTDVPLSKGELANLQSLDKALDGGQLNLTANPLIRKVPSTLRRTEDFKKYFKPKVISIGPLHHDDPTLHESKELKLKLAAHFVKNSGVDKGSLYRNMKKEIDGLRKCYDPNELEQYSNDKEKLAWMFFVDGCAILQAIYMRYGTYDDFYAVYGQLFIKNDLLTFVYSDMLLLENQIPFRVLELLTSSSDGEQFMNAIKRFIDDTVITPAEDSEWWPQQGGERIHLLHLLRVRLLFNKENQLWCRFPFYIEHRFSNEARTKRCHSYPFRNVKELKKAGIWLKASQTSCLTDISLRRKIMFTANDRR; via the exons ATGTCGTCCATGGAGGAAGGAGGCGGCGCCGTCGGAGAAGTTTCCACTgatcaaacaatcatcaacaaCAACACCAACAACGATTCCGTGAGCATTGATATGCGGTGCACGGACGTCCCTCTCAGCAAAGGCGAATTAGCGAATCTCCAGTCATTAGACAAAGCTTTGGACGGCGGCCAACTCAACCTCACGGCCAATCCATTGATACGAAAAGTCCCATCAACCCTTCGCCGTACCGAAGACTTCAAGAAGTATTTCAAGCCGAAAGTGATCTCAATCGGCCCACTCCACCACGATGATCCCACCCTCCATGAATCCAAGGAGCTCAAGCTCAAATTAGCAGCACATTTCGTCAAAAACAGTGGCGTCGATAAGGGTTCCTTGTACAGAAACATGAAGAAAGAGATCGATGGCTTGAGGAAATGCTATGATCCAAATGAATTAGAGCAGTATAGCAACGATAAGGAGAAACTGGCTTGGATGTTCTTCGTTGACGGCTGCGCTATTTTACAAGCAATTTATATGCGTTACGGTACTTACGATGATTTTTACGCTGTATACGGccaattgtttattaaaaacgatTTGCTGACATTTGTGTACTCGGATATGTTATTGTTGGAGAACCAAATACCATTTCGTGTTCTTGAATTGCTTACAAGCTCGAGCGATGGCGAACAGTTCATGAATGCAATCAAAAGGTTCATCGACGACACTGTTATCACCCCAGCCGAGGACAG TGAATGGTGGCCGCAGCAAGGAGGAGAGCGAATTCACTTATTGCATCTACTACGAGTAAGACTCCttttcaataaagaaaatcaattgTGGTGCCGTTTTCCGTTTTACATTGAACACAGGTTTAGCAACGAAGCAAGAACAAAACGGTGCCATTCATACCCCTTTCGCAACGTAAAAGAGCTTAAAAAGGCTGGGATATGGTTAAAAGCAAGCCAAACAAGTTGCTTAACCGACATCAGTCTTCGTCGGAAAATTATGTTCACCGCCAATGACCGTCGATGA
- the LOC107925777 gene encoding protein MAIN-LIKE 2-like: MAEKEQSPPRAQNGIVMARLIRSDIRHISDAANNADSFRVLRGRVSVLKIAPDAQLMPYLELAGFGSVALIRSSDLRFDLLSALVERWRPETHTFHFLCGECTVTLEDVAVQLGLPIDGSPVTGVSSFTDPAAVCYQLLGESPEDGDKYFSGIKFTWLKAKIRQLSPTATEGELMCAARAYIMHMIGAVLMLDANGDSVHLLYLPLLADFSTARSYSWGSAVLATLYRELCRATKPQVKDIGGCLILLQSWALYRLPFLARVSHQPYVYPLPLR; the protein is encoded by the exons ATGGCAGAAAAGGAGCAGTCCCCTCCCCGTGCACAGAATG gCATCGTAATGGCTCGATTGATTCGAAGCGATATTAGACACATATCTGATGCGGCTAATAACGCa GACTCGTTCCGAGTATTAAGGGGCCGTGTGAGTGTTTTAAAGATAGCTCCAGATGCACAATTGATGCCATACCTGGAGCTAGCCGGATTTGGGTCAGTAGCATTGATCCGGTCCTCCGACTTGCGCTTTGATTTATTATCTGCGCTAGTGGAGCGGTGGCGTCCGGAGACCCATACTTTCCATTTTTTGTGCGGGGAGTGCACGGTGACCTTGGAGGATGTTGCAGTGCAACTTGGGCTCCCAATTGATGGGAGTCCCGTAACGGGAGTATCTTCATTTACCGATCCTGCTGCAGTTTGCTATCAACTCCTAGGAGAGTCACCAGAGGATGGTGATAAATATTTTTCCGGCATAAAATTTACATGGCTAAAAGCCAAAATTAGACAATTATCACCGACCGCCACTGAAGGTGAGTTGATGTGCGCTGCTCGAGCGTACATCATGCATATGATAGGGGCAGTACTCATGCTTGATGCAAATGGCGACAGTGTGCATTTGTTGTACTTGCCCCTGCTAGCTGATTTCTCCACTGCTAGGTCGTATAGCTGGGGTTCCGCCGTTCTAGCAACGCTGTACCGGGAGCTTTGTCGGGCGACAAAGCCGCAAGTTAAAGACATCGGCGGATGCCTCATACTGTTGCAGTCATGGGCTCTTTATCGGTTGCCGTTTTTGGCACGCGTTAGTCACCAACCCTATGTGTATCCACTGCCACtcaggtga
- the LOC107925922 gene encoding uncharacterized protein At5g39865, which yields MGCSASRPNTNIITKPQNSSQSSTSLESMASSHSSPPPVSRALSLPTPLVHHPPLRKGDTNHLVSLTSTTYGSLSLIDVQKPVIDDTQSLSDQDSPVHGGQTDSLSPDSVINTWELMDGLDDDDDVGHDFDLGKPKSKPSFNTIIKQSLTKPLWKHLSEESLLSKLDPNVVSSYRRALSSRASPSLSPSCSSLSDSWVKIPHTEKSQKTRNIVLYFTSLRGIRKTYEDCCCVRMIFRGFRVVVDEKDISMDSMYRTELQSLLGGKSICLPQVFIQGKHVGGVEEIKQLNENGELAKLLKGFPVRDPGVVCEGCGDARFVPCPNCSGSKKVFEEDECRLRRCPDCNENGLIRCRACCSW from the coding sequence GAATCCATGGCCTCTTCCCACTCTTCCCCACCGCCCGTTTCTCGTGCTTTGTCTCTCCCGACGCCGCTTGTTCACCATCCGCCGTTGAGAAAAGGCGACACCAACCACTTGGTTTCGTTAACATCCACTACTTATGGTTCCCTTTCACTCATCGACGTCCAAAAGCCTGTTATCGACGATACCCAAAGTTTATCCGACCAAGATTCGCCGGTTCATGGTGGTCAAACTGACTCGTTGTCACCTGACTCGGTTATCAACACTTGGGAACTCATGGATGGActcgatgatgatgatgatgtggGGCATGATTTCGATCTGGGTAAGCCTAAATCCAAACCTTCGTTTAATACTATTATTAAACAATCATTAACAAAACCGTTATGGAAACATTTATCTGAAGAATCACTGCTTTCAAAACTTGACCCAAATGTGGTTTCAAGTTACAGAAGAGCTTTATCTTCAAGAGCTTCCCCTTCCCTTAGCCCTTCATGTTCTTCATTATCTGATAGTTGGGTCAAAATCCCACACACCGAAAAAAGTCAAAAAACCAGAAACATTGTTCTATATTTCACTAGTCTAAGAGGTATAAGGAAAACATATGAAGATTGTTGTTGTGTTAGGATGATCTTTAGGGGATTTAGAGTGGTTGTTGATGAAAAGGACATTTCAATGGATTCCATGTATAGAACTGAATTGCAGAGCCTATTAGGAGGAAAATCCATTTGCTTACCACAAGTGTTCATACAAGGAAAACACGTTGGTGGGGTTGAAGAAATCAAACAGCTTAATGAAAATGGAGAATTGGCTAAGCTTTTAAAAGGGTTTCCTGTTAGAGATCCTGGGGTTGTTTGTGAAGGTTGTGGTGATGCTAGGTTTGTGCCATGTCCAAACTGTAGTGGAAGCAAAAAAGtgtttgaagaagatgaatgtaGGTTAAGAAGGTGCCCTGATTGTAATGAAAATGGGTTAATAAGGTGCCGTGCTTGTTGTTCATGGTAA